From a region of the Panthera uncia isolate 11264 chromosome B1, Puncia_PCG_1.0, whole genome shotgun sequence genome:
- the UCP1 gene encoding mitochondrial brown fat uncoupling protein 1 isoform X2 — MVGLTASDVPPTMAVKIFSAGVAACVADVITFPLDTAKVRLQIQGECQTSSTIKYKGVLGTISTLAKTEGPMKLYSGLPAGLQRQISFASLRIGLYDTVQEFFSAGKETTAGLGSKISAGLTTGGVAVFIGQPTEVVKVRLQAQSHLHGLKPRYTGTYNAYRIIATTEGLTGLWKGTTPNLTRNVIINCTELVTYDLMKEALVKNKLLADDLPCHFVSALIAGFCTTVLSSPVDVVKTRFVNSPPGQYTSVPNCAITMLTKEGPLAFFKGFVPSFLRLGSWNVIMFVCFEQLKRELMKSRQTMDCAT; from the exons ATGGTGGGCCTGACAGCCTCGGACGTGCCCCCGACCATGGCGGTCAAGATCTTCTCTGCTGGCGTGGCGGCCTGTGTGGCGGATGTGATCACCTTCCCGCTGGACACGGCCAAAGTCCGGCTACAG atCCAAGGCGAATGCCAGACCTCCAGTACCATTAAGTACAAAGGTGTCCTGGGAACAATCAGCACTCTGGCAAAAACAGAAGGGCCGATGAAACTCTATAGTGGGCTGCCTGCTGGCCTCCAGAGACAAATAAGCTTTGCCTCTCTTAGGATCGGCCTCTATGACACCGTCCAGGAGTTCTTCAGCGCAGGGAAAGAAA CAACAGCTGGTTTAGGAAGCAAGATCTCAGCTGGTCTAACGACTGGAGGAGTAGCAGTATTCATAGGGCAACCCACAGAGGTCGTGAAGGTCAGACTTCAAGCACAGAGCCATCTGCATGGTCTCAAACCCCGATACACCGGGACTTACAACGCTTACCGAATTATAGCAACAACGGAAGGCCTGACAGGCCTTTGGAAAG ggACTACTCCCAACCTGACGAGAAATGTCATCATCAATTGTACAGAGTTAGTTACATATGATCTAATGAAGGAGGCCCTCGTGAAAAACAAACTACTAGCAG ATGACCTACCCTGCCACTTTGTGTCAGCTCTCATCGCCGGATTTTGCACAACTGTTCTGTCCTCTCCAGTGGATGTGGTAAAAACCAGATTTGTTAATTCTCCACCGGGACAGTACACAAGTGTGCCCAACTGTGCAATTACAATGCTCACTAAAGAAGGACCACTGGCTTTTTTCAAAGG ATTTGTACCTTCCTTCTTGCGACTCGGATCCTGGAACGTCATTATGTTTGTGTGCTTTGAACAGCTGAAGCGGGAACTGATGAAGTCAAGGCAGACCATGGACTGTGCCACATAA
- the UCP1 gene encoding mitochondrial brown fat uncoupling protein 1 isoform X1: protein MVGLTASDVPPTMAVKIFSAGVAACVADVITFPLDTAKVRLQIQGECQTSSTIKYKGVLGTISTLAKTEGPMKLYSGLPAGLQRQISFASLRIGLYDTVQEFFSAGKERTTPNLTRNVIINCTELVTYDLMKEALVKNKLLADDLPCHFVSALIAGFCTTVLSSPVDVVKTRFVNSPPGQYTSVPNCAITMLTKEGPLAFFKGFVPSFLRLGSWNVIMFVCFEQLKRELMKSRQTMDCAT from the exons ATGGTGGGCCTGACAGCCTCGGACGTGCCCCCGACCATGGCGGTCAAGATCTTCTCTGCTGGCGTGGCGGCCTGTGTGGCGGATGTGATCACCTTCCCGCTGGACACGGCCAAAGTCCGGCTACAG atCCAAGGCGAATGCCAGACCTCCAGTACCATTAAGTACAAAGGTGTCCTGGGAACAATCAGCACTCTGGCAAAAACAGAAGGGCCGATGAAACTCTATAGTGGGCTGCCTGCTGGCCTCCAGAGACAAATAAGCTTTGCCTCTCTTAGGATCGGCCTCTATGACACCGTCCAGGAGTTCTTCAGCGCAGGGAAAGAAA ggACTACTCCCAACCTGACGAGAAATGTCATCATCAATTGTACAGAGTTAGTTACATATGATCTAATGAAGGAGGCCCTCGTGAAAAACAAACTACTAGCAG ATGACCTACCCTGCCACTTTGTGTCAGCTCTCATCGCCGGATTTTGCACAACTGTTCTGTCCTCTCCAGTGGATGTGGTAAAAACCAGATTTGTTAATTCTCCACCGGGACAGTACACAAGTGTGCCCAACTGTGCAATTACAATGCTCACTAAAGAAGGACCACTGGCTTTTTTCAAAGG ATTTGTACCTTCCTTCTTGCGACTCGGATCCTGGAACGTCATTATGTTTGTGTGCTTTGAACAGCTGAAGCGGGAACTGATGAAGTCAAGGCAGACCATGGACTGTGCCACATAA